One Malania oleifera isolate guangnan ecotype guangnan chromosome 9, ASM2987363v1, whole genome shotgun sequence DNA segment encodes these proteins:
- the LOC131164911 gene encoding uncharacterized protein LOC131164911: MNEGPKLYANKPKKAQLQQQQKKGKDYPPSPQPPASSSSAAASASSSSMGAQRPPPQSPKESFARRYKFIWPLLLTVNLAVGAYLFMRTKKKDTGIEEEAVADVPATPVSTIAEKPSSPRVTEPVKLREPIPENQQRELFKWLLEEKRKIKPKDSGEKKRIDEEKAILKQFIQAKSIPRF, encoded by the exons ATGAATGAAGGTCCAAAGCTCTACGCGAACAAGCCCAAGAAAG CACAGCTCCAACAACAACAGAAGAAAGGGAAGGATTACCCTCCATCACCACAACCACCGGCGTCGTCGTCGTCAGCAGCGGCATCAGCTTCATCGTCGTCAATGGGTGCTCAACGTCCGCCTCCTCAGTCTCCCAAAGAGTCCTTCGCTCGCCGTTATAAGTTCATCTGGCCTCTTCTCTTGACTGTCAATCTCGCCGTTGGAG CTTACCTTTTCATGAGAACAAAAAAGAAGGATACAGGCATTGAGGAGGAAGCTGTTGCCGATGTTCCAGCTACTCCAGTTTCGACTATTGCTGAAAAACCATCCTCTCCACGTGTCACAGAGCCTGTGAAGTTGCGTGAACCAATACCTGAGAATCAGCAGCGTGAGCTTTTCAAGTGGTTATTGGAAGAGAAGCGGAAGATCAAGCCAAAAGATAGTGGAGAAAAGAAGCGCATCGATGAGGAGAAAGCCATTCTTAAACAGTTCATTCAAGCAAAATCCATTCCAAGATTCTAA